In a single window of the Nicotiana tomentosiformis chromosome 8, ASM39032v3, whole genome shotgun sequence genome:
- the LOC104091533 gene encoding NDR1/HIN1-like protein 6, whose product MSQVKPLKKPPGFRDATIPIQRPPQPPPPRKINLPPSFYQEKKRRTCCFGCCCCCFVFLILLLFLVAAGGALYLWFNPKLPVFHLRSLEFTKFNVTENQDGPKLNAQSNVGVELKNPNRELKFVYGETKVELKGENDVNMGEGKVSGFVQEKKSVKVVKFVMKSNEMLYGDNVGKVIRSGFKSKNLRVSAEVSTAIGIGYNEWKSWKIGVRVSCGDLRLKQIENGATPKCGITLFNWFHLN is encoded by the exons ATGTCACAGGTGAAACCTCTAAAGAAACCACCTGGTTTCAGAGATGCTACAATACCAATTCAAAGGCCACCACAACCGCCGCCGCCGCGAAAGATTAACCTTCCACCATCATTCTACCAAGAAAAGAAGCGTAGAACTTGTTgctttggttgttgttgttgctgttttgTTTTTCTAATTTTGTTACTATTTTTAGTAGCAGCTGGTGGTGCTCTCTACCTGTGGTTTAATCCAAAACTCCCTGTTTTCCATTTAAGATCCCTTGAGTTTACTAAATTCAATGTCACTGAAAATCAAGATGGTCCAAAATTAAATGCACAATCAAATGTTGGGGTTGAGTTAAAAAATCCAAATAGGGAGTTGAAGTTTGTATATGGTGAAACTAAAGTGGAACTTAAAGGTGAAAATGATGTGAACATGGGTGAAGGGAAAGTTTCTGGTTTTGTGCAAGAGAAGAAGAGTGTTAAAGTTGTTAAATTTGTTATGAAATCTAATGAAATGTTGTATGGTGATAATGTTGGGAAAGTGATCAGAAGTGGATTCAAGAGCAAGAATTTAAGAGTTTCTGCTGAAGTGAGTACTGCTATTGGTATTGGATATAATGAATGGAAGAGTTGGAAAATTGGAGTAAGAGTTTCTTGTGGAGATTTGAGGTTAAAGCAGATTGAAAATGGTGCTACACCAAAATGTGGCATTACCTTGTTTAACTG GTTTCATTTAAATTGA
- the LOC138897188 gene encoding uncharacterized protein: protein MGQPGEENVFADIDEYIEDTNAIVPPIVDVATFKVKHSLILMLKAEGFFRNSTDDDPTQYLRNVLAKNAADGSFVDKTFARVTQIQDKMAEQNQAWHSEDTTGGITYGTPSLTNMIKDNQERDQIIVELTTNVNVLTKMFTESQTKKEDIKDNLTKVQDNNTNGGLARKGKATNNGEMTKHWKESPSSDSKLESMIERMLQNHERSDTSMKNMTKLVGSHTSSIQKLEMQMRDLSREQNPKLKGPLPSNTIETQKVKIQEVNNEEDKEKVIETPKNLAPIPRPPPPFPQRLATKVDDSKLEKFYDILKKLSVNIPFVEEFQEMPGFTKYLKDVITKKRTTKNKVVNVTHRVSSIIATTTVLKKEDLGAFTIPCTIGLHNFARALCDNGASINLMPLAI from the exons ATGGGCCAGCCGGGAGAAGAGAATGTGTTTGCGGATATAGATGAGTATATTGAGGATACAAATGCGATTGTCCCTCCAATAGTTGATGTTGCAACCTTCAAAGTGAAACACAGTTTAATCCTAATGCTAAAAGCGGAGGGGTTCTTCCGAAATTCCACTGATGATGATCCGACACAATATCTCAGAAATGTTTTGG CCAAAAATGCAGCGGATGGTTCCTTTGTGGACAAAACATTTGCAAGGGTCACACAAATCCAAGATAAGATGGCTGAACAAAACCAAGCTTGGCACTCAGAAGATACCACGGGTGGAATTACATATGGTACTCCCTCCTTGACCAACATGATTAAAGATAACCAAGAAAGAGATCAAATAATTGTCGAGCTTACCACCAACGTCAACGTGTTGACGAAAATGTTCACTGAAAGCCAAACAAAAAAG GAGGATATCAAAGACAATCTTACCAAGGTTCAAGATAACAACACCAATGGAGGTCTAGCCCGCAAAGGCAAGGCAACCAACAATGGCGAAATGACCAAG CATTGGAAAGAAAGCCCTTCAAGTGATTCTAAGTTAGAAAGCATGATTGAAAGAATGTTGCAAAATCATGAGAGATCCGACACTTCAATGAAGAATATGACCAAACTTGTGGGTTCTCACACCTCATCCATACAAAAGTTGGAAATGCAAATGAGAGACCTCTCAAGAGAGCAAAATCCGAAGCTGAAAGGCCCACTCCCAAGTAACACAATTGAAACCCAAAAG GTGAAAATTCAAGAAGTGAACAATGAAGAGGATAAGGAAAAGGTAATAGAGACACCAAAAAATCTAGCACCAATTCCTAGGCCTCCTCCTCCTTTCCCTCAAAGACTTGCTACGAAGGTCGATGATAGCAAACTCGAGAAGTTCTATGACATTCTCAAGAAATTATCGGTGAACATTCCATTTGTGGAAGAATTTCAAGAGATGCCGGGTTTTACTAAGTACTTGAAGGACGTGATCACTAAAAAGAGAACCACCAAGAATAAAGTGGTGAATGTGACTCACCGGGTTAGTTCCATCATTGCAACAACTACCGTCTTAAAGAAAGAGGACCTGGGAGCCTTCACCATTCCATGCACTATTGGATTGCACAATTTTGCACGAGCCCTTTGTGATAATGGGGCAAGCATCAACTTAATGCCCCTTGCTATTTAG